A DNA window from Acidobacteriota bacterium contains the following coding sequences:
- a CDS encoding S9 family peptidase, producing MDGGEAVQVTNLYSGVDSFAWSADGSFILFAAEVWPDAPTEAENRKKDEARAADKSTGKLLDRLFYRQWNRWVNDKYSHVFRYDLASKEIRELTPGKVHCPPLDLGSTHDFSISPDGKEVTWVLNPDAQPAVSTNNDVFRLKLDGGIPENFTASNKANDFGPSYSPDGRFFSWLAMKRPGFEADKVDLWVQDRGTGERRCLTASWDLSVDDYRWAPDNRTVYLTAADRGRVSLFAVALDGEGVKKVYGKHHNGSLNVAPDGKSLVFLQQAADRPDDVWRLDLATGNIDRLTDVNQGRMASIEMGVLEEFTFPGAKGEAVHAFFVKPPGFDPSKRYPVVVLAHGGPQGAFGDEFHYRWNVQMFASPGYIPLMINFHGSRGYGQAFMDAVSRDWGGAPYEDMEKGVDAFLARFPFADGTRLAAAGASYGGFMMNWIAGKTDRYKCLVSHDGVFDQRGMYGATEEVWFPEWEFGGKPWEAGSLYEKWSPCNLAANFRTPMLVVHSELDYRVPVSQGFQLFTTLQRLGVESKMLYFPDEDHFVSKPQNARLWWKTVLGWIGDHVAK from the coding sequence TTGGACGGCGGTGAGGCTGTCCAAGTCACCAATCTTTACTCCGGGGTGGACAGCTTCGCCTGGTCCGCGGACGGTTCGTTCATCCTTTTCGCGGCGGAAGTCTGGCCCGATGCCCCCACCGAGGCGGAGAATCGCAAGAAGGACGAAGCACGGGCCGCGGACAAGAGCACCGGCAAACTCCTTGACCGGCTCTTCTACCGCCAGTGGAACCGATGGGTAAACGACAAGTACAGCCACGTTTTCCGCTATGACCTGGCTTCGAAAGAGATTCGGGAACTGACTCCCGGAAAGGTGCACTGCCCGCCTCTCGACCTGGGATCAACCCATGACTTTTCAATCTCGCCGGATGGGAAGGAAGTGACCTGGGTACTCAACCCGGACGCCCAACCCGCGGTGTCCACCAACAACGACGTGTTCCGCCTCAAATTGGACGGTGGGATTCCGGAGAACTTCACGGCTTCGAACAAGGCCAACGATTTCGGACCTTCGTACAGCCCGGACGGCAGGTTCTTCTCATGGTTGGCCATGAAACGCCCCGGTTTCGAAGCCGACAAGGTGGATCTCTGGGTCCAGGACCGGGGTACGGGGGAACGCCGCTGCCTCACCGCCTCCTGGGACCTTTCCGTGGACGACTATCGCTGGGCCCCGGACAACCGCACCGTGTACCTGACTGCCGCCGACCGGGGCCGGGTGTCTCTTTTTGCCGTCGCCCTCGACGGGGAAGGGGTGAAAAAGGTTTATGGCAAGCACCACAACGGATCACTCAACGTGGCGCCCGACGGAAAATCCCTGGTCTTCCTCCAGCAGGCGGCAGACCGCCCCGACGATGTCTGGCGCCTCGACCTGGCCACCGGGAACATCGATCGCCTGACCGACGTCAACCAGGGCCGCATGGCCTCGATCGAGATGGGTGTCCTGGAAGAGTTCACCTTCCCGGGCGCGAAGGGGGAGGCCGTCCATGCCTTCTTCGTCAAGCCCCCCGGATTCGACCCGTCGAAGAGATACCCTGTGGTGGTCCTGGCCCATGGCGGTCCCCAGGGGGCCTTCGGAGACGAGTTTCACTACCGGTGGAATGTCCAGATGTTCGCCTCGCCCGGGTACATCCCCCTGATGATCAACTTCCACGGTTCGCGGGGCTACGGTCAGGCTTTCATGGATGCCGTCAGCCGGGACTGGGGCGGCGCGCCCTACGAGGACATGGAGAAGGGCGTGGACGCGTTCCTGGCCCGGTTCCCCTTTGCGGACGGAACCCGTCTTGCCGCCGCGGGGGCTTCCTACGGCGGGTTCATGATGAACTGGATTGCGGGGAAAACCGACCGCTACAAGTGCCTGGTCTCCCACGACGGAGTTTTCGACCAGCGCGGGATGTACGGCGCCACCGAGGAGGTCTGGTTCCCCGAGTGGGAGTTCGGCGGCAAACCCTGGGAAGCCGGTTCGCTCTACGAGAAGTGGTCGCCCTGCAACCTGGCGGCGAACTTCAGGACACCCATGCTGGTCGTGCACTCGGAGCTGGATTACCGGGTCCCCGTCAGCCAGGGGTTCCAG